A window from Plasmodium chabaudi chabaudi strain AS genome assembly, chromosome: 11 encodes these proteins:
- a CDS encoding membrane associated histidine-rich protein 1a, putative — MTQSKEDNTEHQVTQLQDEESSELSNYIANESSKTFSYLKKAENCMKKFCQSYLVTNEKYDSSDENSDDENDEDQKNGDEDTENKKKEKRKRKKKPRTFFENVKYNLTRRLTPMNLIFIFFFLLTLMWGYTGIVRNSNRIGYNAGFVPAVAHERAARPPGCTCGRHKANGDGNPVAHAK, encoded by the exons ATGACGCAGTCGAAAGAAGATAATACTGAACATCAAGTTACACAACTTCAAGATGAAGAGTCATCTGAATTATCAAACTATATAGCCAATGAATCAAGTAAGACATTTTCATACCTTAAGAAAGCAGAGAATTGCATGAAGAAATTTTGTCAAAGCTATTTAGTcacaaatgaaaaatatgatagtTCAGACGAAAATAgtgatgatgaaaatgacGAAGATCAAAAAAATGGTGATGAAGAtacagaaaataaaaagaaagaaaaaagaaagcgaaaaaaaaaacccAGAACATTCtttgaaaatgtaaaatataaccTTACGAGGAGATTGACACCTATGAatctaatttttattttttttttccttctcACTCTAATGTGGGGATATACTGGCATTGTAAGGAATTCCAATCGAATA gGGTATAATGCAGGTTTTGTACCTGCTGTAGCTCATGAACGCGCCGCCAGACCTCCAGGATGTACTTGCGGAAGGCATAAAGCCAATGGTGATGGAAACCCTGTTGCACATGCAAAATAA